A portion of the Bacteroides faecium genome contains these proteins:
- a CDS encoding FAD-dependent oxidoreductase translates to MEINRRDFITKVSAIAALSVLPSSFVAAMGNEKVEKAKPKYPTLKCDVVVVGAGPGGVPAAIAAARQGAKVILLEEDNMPGGAPVDMYVPFICGGPRVGVFQEMIQVLNAKHTIGGRTCETFGKTGSDGKNHWWMPGSYAEVIYQLLEKEENITLMCAAPVVGVKLKTSGNRNQVTGVRIMRNGDYQDIDAAVTIDATGNGLIADMAGCEYMFGSEAKSDYNEPVGIEVADGKVQPCTWMLISERIKRNAILPIDKLKGSSAVEDNLNRWVKADDKEDMIRRDAGIYLHWGRTVYCKDTRDPLLLAQAQQEALERLQENLEIWHEAGYAVHLAPKLGVREVRRIKGEYVLTANDLIAGTMHDDVIAHAHYSFDVWGMKIPEEMKHIGPYGIPYRSILPTKTEGLLTAGRIISATRIAHSSLRVQPICSNIGMAAGTAAAMSALNQTGLRSIDIKQLQDRLASMGLFDGLKKK, encoded by the coding sequence ATGGAAATTAACAGACGAGATTTCATTACTAAAGTGTCTGCTATTGCAGCATTGAGTGTCCTGCCTTCGTCATTTGTAGCCGCTATGGGCAATGAGAAGGTAGAGAAGGCCAAGCCCAAGTATCCAACATTGAAATGTGATGTGGTGGTAGTCGGAGCCGGTCCCGGTGGAGTACCTGCTGCCATTGCGGCAGCCCGTCAGGGAGCTAAAGTAATATTGCTGGAAGAGGATAATATGCCTGGTGGAGCCCCGGTCGATATGTATGTTCCCTTTATATGCGGTGGTCCCAGGGTGGGAGTGTTTCAGGAGATGATTCAGGTATTGAATGCAAAACACACTATTGGCGGGCGTACTTGTGAGACGTTCGGAAAAACAGGTAGTGACGGAAAGAATCACTGGTGGATGCCCGGCTCTTATGCGGAAGTGATTTATCAGCTTCTCGAAAAAGAAGAAAACATCACGCTGATGTGCGCAGCACCCGTTGTAGGAGTAAAGCTCAAGACCTCCGGCAACAGAAACCAGGTGACTGGAGTGCGCATCATGCGTAATGGCGATTATCAGGATATTGATGCGGCAGTTACCATAGATGCCACCGGCAACGGACTGATTGCCGATATGGCAGGATGCGAATATATGTTTGGCAGCGAAGCCAAGAGCGATTACAACGAGCCCGTAGGCATCGAAGTGGCCGATGGTAAGGTGCAGCCCTGTACCTGGATGCTGATTAGTGAAAGAATCAAGCGCAATGCCATACTACCTATTGATAAACTGAAAGGCAGCAGTGCTGTGGAAGATAACCTGAATCGTTGGGTGAAAGCTGACGATAAGGAGGATATGATCCGGAGAGACGCCGGCATCTATCTGCACTGGGGACGGACTGTATATTGCAAGGATACCCGTGATCCTCTGTTGCTGGCACAAGCCCAGCAAGAAGCATTGGAACGTCTGCAGGAAAACCTCGAAATCTGGCACGAAGCCGGATACGCAGTGCATCTGGCTCCGAAGCTGGGCGTGCGCGAAGTGCGTCGTATCAAAGGCGAGTACGTGCTTACAGCCAACGATCTCATTGCTGGAACGATGCATGATGACGTGATAGCCCACGCACACTATTCATTCGATGTATGGGGAATGAAAATTCCCGAAGAGATGAAACATATCGGTCCTTATGGCATTCCCTATCGCAGTATTCTGCCAACCAAGACCGAGGGTTTGCTCACTGCCGGACGTATCATCAGTGCGACACGCATTGCGCACAGTTCTCTTAGAGTGCAGCCTATCTGTTCCAACATCGGAATGGCAGCAGGTACGGCAGCAGCTATGTCCGCCTTGAATCAAACCGGACTTCGTTCCATAGATATCAAACAACTACAAGACCGACTTGCCTCAATGGGGCTTTTCGATGGTTTAAAAAAGAAATAA
- a CDS encoding FAD-dependent oxidoreductase has product MTMNRRQFLKNMGIGAAGAALPGVSMFAANEAMNPQDKSLFKLPELHCDVIVVGAGPAGIPAAVAAAREGAKVILLEEDMMPGGAPVDMYVTYMCGAPRVGVFIDMVRELNQKHSLSITPSSTFGQWAWDNKQHWWLPSSFAQVVYGIMKAEKNITLMCGSPVVDAVVETKGNRNRVTGVCVMRQGMLQKVSAPVTIDATGTGLLAAKAGCEYFYGSDARKDFNESIGLEKSDGRVQPCTMMYISQRTRSDAEFPRHIFKTGVLDHDQEKWVTQQTEEEFRKIDSGIYLHWGATVECTDTTDPVLVADAHRRAMKKLEPQFEALNRAGYVTHVAPKIGIRECRRIKGEYVLTVDDVLKGVMHDDKIADAWYSLDPWGMNVDPKIKNSVGPYGIPYRSLIPVNTEGLLTAGRIISGTRLAMSSYRVQPICATIGEAAGTAAAMAALQKTSVRNLDVRRLQNRLDEKGLFEWYRHVNMNVNNKPWKK; this is encoded by the coding sequence ATGACAATGAATAGAAGACAGTTTTTGAAGAACATGGGAATAGGCGCTGCTGGTGCAGCTTTGCCCGGAGTCTCCATGTTTGCCGCGAATGAAGCGATGAATCCCCAAGATAAATCTCTGTTTAAATTGCCCGAATTGCATTGCGATGTAATCGTAGTGGGTGCCGGACCGGCAGGTATACCTGCAGCCGTTGCCGCTGCCAGAGAGGGAGCCAAGGTAATTTTACTGGAAGAAGATATGATGCCCGGAGGAGCTCCGGTGGATATGTATGTCACATATATGTGCGGTGCACCCCGTGTCGGTGTATTTATCGATATGGTGCGCGAACTGAACCAGAAACATTCACTAAGCATTACCCCTAGCAGCACGTTCGGACAATGGGCATGGGATAATAAGCAGCATTGGTGGTTGCCGTCGTCATTCGCGCAAGTCGTTTACGGCATTATGAAAGCGGAAAAGAACATCACGTTGATGTGTGGTTCGCCGGTTGTGGATGCAGTGGTCGAGACAAAAGGCAACAGAAACAGAGTGACCGGCGTCTGCGTGATGCGTCAAGGGATGTTGCAGAAAGTCTCCGCACCGGTTACCATCGACGCCACCGGTACCGGACTTCTGGCAGCCAAAGCCGGTTGTGAATACTTCTACGGCAGTGACGCCCGCAAGGACTTCAACGAAAGTATCGGACTTGAAAAGAGCGACGGCAGAGTGCAGCCATGTACCATGATGTACATCAGCCAACGCACCCGCAGCGACGCGGAATTTCCCCGCCACATATTCAAGACCGGTGTACTCGATCACGACCAGGAAAAGTGGGTAACCCAGCAGACGGAAGAGGAATTCCGGAAGATAGATTCCGGCATATACCTCCACTGGGGAGCAACGGTAGAGTGTACTGACACTACCGACCCGGTATTAGTAGCCGACGCGCATCGCCGTGCCATGAAAAAGCTGGAACCACAATTCGAAGCCCTCAACCGGGCTGGATACGTCACCCATGTAGCCCCCAAAATAGGAATCAGAGAGTGCCGCCGTATCAAAGGAGAATATGTGTTGACGGTGGATGATGTACTGAAAGGAGTGATGCACGATGATAAGATTGCTGATGCCTGGTACTCGTTAGACCCGTGGGGAATGAATGTAGACCCCAAAATAAAGAACAGCGTAGGACCTTACGGCATCCCATACCGCAGCTTGATTCCCGTCAACACCGAAGGATTGCTGACAGCCGGACGCATTATCAGCGGAACCCGTCTGGCAATGAGTTCTTACCGGGTGCAACCGATATGTGCAACCATTGGCGAAGCAGCCGGTACGGCAGCAGCGATGGCGGCTTTACAGAAGACGAGTGTGCGCAATCTCGATGTACGCCGCTTGCAGAACCGCTTGGACGAGAAAGGTCTGTTCGAATGGTATCGTCATGTGAATATGAATGTGAATAATAAACCATGGAAAAAATAA
- a CDS encoding SGNH/GDSL hydrolase family protein: protein MNRIFLVILVSIFIVSTASAQTTFLKKLKKGEKQTVVFYGASAAINTSNRVWVDQLRTRLERRFPEKITFYNCSKSGIGSFWATENFKDSVLSRKPDLLIFGFSENDAVTRFNNAPWYSGKCAEYMVDNLRAQNPDATIVLYILSERPLGQSAETRPELAAFNASCREAAKKKGIILVDYSVEFNKIYDAGGEEALKPYQRDGILPTRKAAQEILVPMMWEAILGRDSTKK, encoded by the coding sequence ATGAACCGTATATTTCTTGTGATATTAGTATCAATTTTCATAGTCTCCACAGCTAGTGCTCAAACCACTTTCCTGAAGAAACTCAAGAAAGGTGAAAAACAGACTGTTGTGTTCTACGGTGCCAGTGCAGCCATCAATACCTCCAACCGGGTTTGGGTGGACCAGCTTCGCACCAGACTCGAACGCAGATTCCCCGAAAAGATAACGTTCTACAACTGCTCGAAGTCAGGAATCGGCTCTTTCTGGGCAACGGAAAACTTCAAGGACTCCGTATTGAGCCGCAAACCCGATTTGCTGATATTCGGCTTTTCGGAGAATGATGCTGTGACTCGTTTCAACAATGCTCCTTGGTATTCGGGAAAGTGTGCGGAATACATGGTTGACAATCTGCGGGCGCAGAATCCCGATGCCACCATTGTATTGTATATTCTTTCCGAACGTCCGTTGGGACAATCGGCGGAGACTCGTCCCGAACTGGCAGCATTCAATGCTTCATGCCGCGAAGCTGCCAAAAAGAAAGGTATCATTCTGGTCGATTATTCGGTAGAGTTTAACAAAATCTACGATGCCGGAGGAGAAGAAGCATTAAAACCATATCAGCGTGACGGTATTTTGCCTACTCGCAAAGCAGCTCAAGAAATTCTTGTACCGATGATGTGGGAGGCGATATTGGGACGTGACAGTACAAAGAAGTGA
- a CDS encoding GH92 family glycosyl hydrolase, with the protein MRKLKNMWIVACLLQVSVVWAEKAPVDYVNPLMGTLSDFKLSAGNTYPAVAMPWGMNFWVPQTGKMGDGWQYKYDQYQIRGFKQTHQPSPWINDYGQFSLMPVIGNKINEEERASWFSHKAETVTPYYYGVYLADYDIRTELVPTERAVHFRFTFPQSDSAAVVIDAFDKGSYIRVVPEENKIIGYTTRNSGGVPDNFKNYFVIHFDKQPVSFSVWNNGKTVAGQELESNHVGAVVRFSTQRGEQVQARVASSFISFEQAELNLKELGGRSLEQLKDDGEKKWNDVLGRIAIDADEDQKQVFYSCLYRSVLFPRMFFEMDSAGKPVHYSPYNGKVLPGYMFTDTGFWDTFRCLFPLLNLVYPSVNQQMQEGLLNTYKESGFLPEWASPGHRDCMVGNNSASVVADGILKGVTPKNLWSGLYDAMVKSANSEHPTSTSTGRLGYEYYNKLGYIPYNVGIKENAARTLEYAYNDWCIWQIAKLLDRPQAEQELYRQRSMNYKNLYDASHKLMRGKNEDGTFQAPFNPFKWGDAFTEGNSWHYSWSVFHDVEGLIHLMDGKKSFTGMLDSVFSLPPVFDDSYYGFVIHEIREMQIMDMGNYAHGNQPIQHMIYLYNYAQEPWKTQYWLREVMNRMYKPTPDGYCGDEDNGQTSAWYVFSALGFYPVCPGSGQYVVGAPLVRKAVITLENGNKITIQAENNNKNNRYIQRMMMNGKDYTRNYLKHDDLIKGGSLNFKMGDKPNKKRGIMPQDAPYSMSGQQK; encoded by the coding sequence ATGCGTAAATTAAAGAATATGTGGATTGTTGCCTGTCTTTTGCAGGTAAGTGTGGTCTGGGCCGAAAAAGCACCGGTCGATTATGTGAATCCGTTGATGGGAACCCTGTCCGATTTTAAACTCTCTGCCGGCAACACATATCCGGCAGTGGCCATGCCATGGGGCATGAATTTCTGGGTACCACAGACCGGAAAGATGGGAGATGGCTGGCAGTATAAATATGACCAGTACCAGATTCGAGGCTTCAAACAGACCCATCAACCCAGTCCGTGGATTAACGATTACGGGCAGTTTTCACTCATGCCTGTCATTGGGAATAAAATAAACGAAGAAGAACGGGCAAGCTGGTTCTCTCACAAAGCCGAGACGGTGACGCCTTATTATTATGGTGTATACTTGGCCGACTATGATATTAGAACAGAGTTGGTTCCTACCGAGCGGGCGGTGCACTTTCGTTTCACGTTCCCACAGTCGGACTCTGCTGCTGTGGTGATTGATGCGTTCGACAAGGGATCGTATATACGTGTCGTTCCCGAAGAGAATAAGATTATAGGATATACCACCCGCAATAGTGGTGGCGTACCGGATAATTTCAAGAACTATTTTGTGATTCACTTCGATAAGCAACCCGTTTCATTCTCCGTGTGGAACAATGGAAAAACCGTTGCCGGACAAGAGCTGGAAAGCAATCATGTAGGTGCTGTTGTTCGCTTTTCCACTCAACGGGGAGAACAGGTACAAGCACGGGTGGCTTCCTCTTTCATCAGCTTCGAGCAAGCCGAGTTGAACCTGAAAGAACTAGGCGGCAGAAGTCTGGAACAACTGAAAGACGATGGAGAGAAAAAATGGAATGATGTATTGGGACGCATTGCTATTGATGCCGACGAAGATCAGAAACAGGTGTTCTATTCATGTCTTTACCGTTCCGTACTTTTCCCCCGTATGTTCTTCGAAATGGATTCAGCCGGAAAGCCGGTCCACTATAGCCCTTACAACGGCAAAGTATTGCCCGGATACATGTTTACCGATACAGGCTTCTGGGATACATTCCGTTGTTTGTTCCCGTTGCTGAATCTGGTGTATCCGTCCGTCAATCAACAGATGCAGGAGGGATTGCTGAATACGTACAAAGAAAGCGGATTCCTGCCGGAATGGGCTTCACCGGGACATCGTGATTGCATGGTGGGTAACAACTCGGCTTCCGTGGTAGCCGATGGCATACTGAAGGGTGTGACGCCGAAGAATTTATGGTCGGGATTGTACGACGCAATGGTGAAAAGTGCCAATAGTGAGCATCCTACCAGTACTTCGACAGGACGTCTGGGTTATGAATATTATAACAAACTGGGCTACATTCCTTACAACGTAGGCATCAAAGAAAATGCAGCCCGCACGCTGGAATATGCATACAATGACTGGTGCATCTGGCAGATTGCTAAATTGTTGGATCGTCCCCAAGCAGAACAGGAGTTATATCGCCAGCGTAGCATGAACTACAAGAACCTGTACGATGCTTCTCATAAGTTGATGCGCGGAAAGAATGAAGACGGAACATTCCAGGCTCCATTCAATCCATTCAAGTGGGGAGATGCGTTTACGGAGGGAAACAGTTGGCATTACTCCTGGTCTGTGTTTCATGACGTGGAGGGACTCATTCATTTGATGGATGGCAAGAAATCCTTTACCGGTATGTTGGATTCTGTGTTTTCCTTGCCGCCGGTGTTTGACGACAGCTATTATGGCTTCGTGATACACGAAATTCGTGAAATGCAGATTATGGATATGGGCAACTATGCGCATGGCAACCAGCCCATCCAGCACATGATTTATCTGTATAACTATGCGCAGGAACCCTGGAAAACCCAGTATTGGCTACGCGAAGTGATGAACCGGATGTATAAACCTACTCCCGACGGATATTGCGGAGACGAGGACAACGGACAGACTTCGGCCTGGTACGTATTCTCTGCCCTGGGCTTTTATCCGGTATGTCCCGGAAGCGGACAATATGTGGTCGGAGCTCCTTTGGTTCGCAAAGCTGTCATTACATTGGAGAACGGGAACAAGATAACTATACAAGCAGAAAACAACAATAAGAATAATCGCTATATACAGCGAATGATGATGAACGGGAAAGATTATACCCGTAACTACCTGAAACATGATGATTTGATAAAAGGCGGTAGCTTGAACTTTAAGATGGGGGATAAGCCCAACAAAAAGCGTGGTATAATGCCTCAAGATGCTCCTTATTCAATGTCCGGCCAACAGAAATAA
- a CDS encoding GxGYxYP domain-containing protein encodes MKTSCIVMIVIFFFCLVGCHSPADAADTESALTEEPTKEPGEGSEEPSLVENWDLIEITRAEVGNSNYEELLYLASLAGLVNRNSPEIFLHSGQAYAKWMNEMKASGYTFTKKSLSEITSLFLNRAKGYVLVDDKLEKTYIAASLAGVLDAVILTTDLASKAPYNSLQKLADVRGKDEAWLADYIKQHSSQFNLNAIVNNASFPWTMVDFAIANRYPWCSNAKSDGAVLQKLYYMLKPNSPHYGWGVPYNLERMDVRFGCEHNGVYTVPGINTMSLSILSSKQLKPYDRPASLVEVPARTGVHYATIVFSDGDNTSYMLDLFSRNTYISHPRAHEIPLTWMYPPTLRTNMVPVHNWYQKNLPATNCYVGALSGAGYTFPSHHEFVADYFRMTNGMLKDCGMQYMVLMDDAELFTGSYAGSYETFMKRHTGNLPDMKGFLYMNYLGYAKWQGAYFFAGDVPVVSFRYFMKNDDKFTEPHTPETIAAALNSAPRDINSIDAYSAIVVHVNAPSSYTVEDMLAFKNLLNENVVLVNTEQFLELIRKNVKGNRG; translated from the coding sequence ATGAAAACATCATGTATCGTGATGATCGTCATCTTCTTCTTTTGTTTGGTAGGTTGCCACAGCCCGGCTGACGCGGCTGATACGGAATCGGCACTGACAGAAGAACCGACCAAAGAGCCGGGAGAAGGATCCGAAGAACCTTCTTTGGTTGAAAACTGGGATTTGATTGAAATCACGCGTGCCGAAGTGGGGAACAGCAATTATGAAGAACTGCTCTATCTGGCTTCGCTTGCCGGACTTGTGAATCGCAACAGTCCCGAAATCTTTCTTCACTCCGGTCAAGCATACGCCAAATGGATGAACGAAATGAAAGCCTCCGGTTATACCTTTACGAAGAAAAGCCTGTCGGAGATAACTTCTTTGTTCCTGAACAGAGCGAAAGGGTATGTATTGGTGGATGATAAATTGGAGAAAACATACATTGCTGCAAGCCTTGCAGGAGTGCTTGATGCTGTGATACTGACAACGGATCTGGCCTCTAAAGCTCCTTATAACAGTCTGCAGAAACTGGCCGACGTGAGAGGTAAGGATGAGGCTTGGCTGGCCGACTATATAAAACAACATTCTTCACAATTCAACCTGAATGCGATTGTGAACAATGCTTCTTTCCCGTGGACAATGGTCGATTTTGCCATAGCGAACCGATATCCCTGGTGTAGCAATGCCAAAAGTGACGGTGCTGTGTTGCAAAAGCTTTATTATATGTTGAAACCCAATTCGCCTCATTACGGTTGGGGAGTACCCTATAATCTTGAACGCATGGATGTGCGGTTCGGATGCGAACATAATGGAGTATATACAGTGCCGGGTATTAACACCATGAGCCTTTCCATCCTGTCGTCCAAACAGTTGAAACCGTATGACCGACCGGCTTCGCTTGTGGAAGTCCCGGCACGAACAGGCGTGCATTATGCCACGATCGTATTCAGTGACGGAGACAATACGTCCTATATGCTCGATTTGTTTTCCCGGAATACCTATATCTCGCATCCGCGTGCACATGAGATTCCGCTTACCTGGATGTATCCCCCGACTCTGCGCACCAATATGGTTCCGGTGCACAACTGGTATCAGAAAAATCTGCCGGCAACCAACTGTTATGTCGGGGCATTGTCCGGTGCGGGTTATACATTCCCGTCTCATCATGAGTTTGTAGCCGACTATTTCCGCATGACGAATGGAATGTTGAAAGATTGCGGAATGCAGTATATGGTACTGATGGACGATGCGGAACTATTCACCGGTTCGTATGCCGGTTCGTATGAAACGTTTATGAAGCGGCATACCGGCAACTTGCCCGATATGAAAGGATTCTTGTATATGAACTATCTGGGATATGCCAAATGGCAGGGCGCTTATTTCTTTGCAGGAGATGTTCCGGTCGTTTCGTTCCGCTATTTCATGAAGAATGATGATAAGTTTACGGAACCTCATACTCCCGAAACCATCGCTGCGGCTTTGAACTCGGCTCCGCGTGACATTAACAGTATAGATGCCTATTCGGCAATTGTGGTACACGTCAATGCTCCGTCCAGTTACACGGTGGAAGATATGCTTGCATTTAAAAACTTATTAAACGAAAATGTAGTATTGGTGAATACGGAACAGTTCCTCGAACTTATCAGGAAGAATGTGAAAGGCAATAGAGGTTAA
- a CDS encoding SusC/RagA family TonB-linked outer membrane protein — MKQLYSLCMIMLLASVLAIDVMGQKTTLTVTGKVTDLEGDPLSGVSVVVQGTTRGTITNIDGAYSINVPSKQSVLVFSMISMKTVDHRVGNSTQINIIMEEDVIGLGDVEVVAIGYGSMRRSDLTGSISSISKDALSERAITSLEDAMRGKAAGMQIVQNDGAPGSDYTIRIRGASSVNASSAPIFVIDGVICEDASSLNPGDVASIEILKDASSTAIYGSRGANGVIMITTRQGTNDGKTRVELYANLGMQQAVRQFDMLNSSEYALMRYKTGWKYYPYGTDPSTMSDGIVYRDNPNGDGNYWVLPESSTYADWESYGAPGSTNTDWQDLMFRDALYQEYRVNVSGGNKNTRYSISGGYLNQEGIVVNSGFERFTGRINLVQKLSTNVTLTANISGSRTKNSGLATGSSDGLMVKLLRQSPLNSATSSGITEGTGSEEGQVVSNPYVQVRDITNNRYKDNLTARMQVEWKILRELSLRVAGTYEDNHQKTDVFYPANTEQGFKANGRAIVSNAGIKKLSGEAFLTYTNSWKGGHRLNVLAGSTLETYNNNTVRTETQNFPSLNLGVNGMGMGVTPQIPTSSIVKWNMASFLARAEYNYKERYLLTASYRADGSSRFGAGNKWAGFPSVGLAWRINEESFVKDLGVFYNLKLRFGYGRSGNTAIPSYRSLSTIASSFYPMYGSDLSYGASIDRPANASLRWETTDMVNLGLDMSFFKNRLAMTVDVYRKKTTDLLIEKNAALATGYEKGWANIGAVRNQGIEITLDATPILTKKWNWTLNANIGFNRSKVLDIGPGDEMGFDPGVIPGSGNFVMIRKNKSLGQWYGYKIDGVYASQHEINEQGLTEVLGQKIASIRPGDYRFRDQNGDGKITSADLVLLGSGEPDFTGGLTNTVSYKNLSLSVAMQFSYGATVFNANLHSLTSGRDGHNQIAEMNTKSWSPTLYDADGNVFFAGNNEAKYRMPGGVALNYCTSKMLEDGSFLRIGDITLAYALGKKVAKKVGMQNIKLFASVKNLCVFTKYTGFDPEVNTRQGQTGDLMPSLDYSAYPRNRSYSVGFNFIF; from the coding sequence ATGAAACAACTCTATTCATTATGTATGATTATGCTCCTGGCATCTGTTCTGGCAATAGATGTTATGGGACAAAAAACGACTCTGACTGTTACCGGTAAAGTAACGGATCTGGAGGGAGACCCACTGTCGGGAGTTTCGGTTGTTGTGCAGGGAACAACGCGCGGCACGATTACCAATATCGATGGAGCATACTCTATAAATGTACCGTCGAAACAGTCGGTGCTTGTTTTCTCGATGATTAGTATGAAAACTGTAGATCATCGCGTAGGCAATAGTACACAGATCAATATTATTATGGAAGAGGACGTGATTGGTTTAGGAGATGTAGAGGTGGTAGCCATCGGTTACGGCTCTATGCGTCGCTCGGACTTGACAGGTTCCATATCATCTATTAGTAAGGATGCATTGAGCGAACGTGCCATCACATCACTCGAAGATGCCATGAGAGGTAAGGCAGCCGGTATGCAGATTGTGCAGAATGACGGTGCTCCCGGTTCCGATTACACCATCCGTATTCGTGGTGCATCGTCCGTTAATGCTTCAAGTGCCCCGATTTTTGTTATCGACGGTGTGATTTGTGAAGATGCTTCTTCTCTGAATCCGGGCGATGTGGCATCCATTGAAATTCTAAAAGATGCTTCCTCAACCGCTATTTATGGTTCGCGTGGTGCGAACGGTGTCATCATGATTACCACACGCCAGGGAACCAATGATGGAAAAACACGGGTGGAGTTGTATGCTAATTTAGGTATGCAGCAGGCAGTACGCCAATTTGATATGCTCAATTCTTCGGAATATGCGTTAATGCGTTACAAGACCGGATGGAAATACTACCCCTACGGAACCGATCCGTCGACCATGAGCGATGGCATTGTCTATCGTGACAATCCGAACGGTGACGGTAACTATTGGGTACTTCCCGAAAGTTCAACTTATGCAGACTGGGAGTCGTATGGTGCCCCAGGTAGTACAAATACCGACTGGCAGGACTTGATGTTCCGCGATGCCCTGTATCAGGAATACCGCGTCAACGTTTCAGGTGGTAATAAGAATACCCGCTATTCGATATCCGGAGGCTATCTCAACCAGGAAGGTATCGTTGTTAATTCCGGTTTCGAACGTTTCACGGGAAGAATTAACCTTGTTCAGAAATTGAGTACTAACGTGACTCTGACCGCCAACATATCAGGTTCAAGAACTAAAAATTCCGGTTTGGCAACCGGCAGTTCCGATGGTCTGATGGTGAAATTGTTACGTCAGTCGCCTTTGAATTCTGCTACCTCATCCGGTATTACCGAAGGTACAGGTAGTGAAGAGGGACAAGTGGTTTCCAACCCATACGTACAAGTGCGTGATATTACCAACAATCGCTACAAAGATAATCTGACAGCACGTATGCAAGTTGAATGGAAAATACTTCGCGAACTCTCACTGCGTGTAGCAGGTACGTATGAGGACAACCATCAAAAAACAGATGTGTTTTATCCCGCTAATACCGAACAGGGATTTAAGGCGAACGGACGTGCCATTGTCAGCAATGCCGGAATTAAAAAGCTCTCTGGAGAAGCATTTCTTACCTACACCAATTCTTGGAAAGGCGGACATCGTCTCAATGTATTGGCAGGTAGCACGCTTGAAACCTATAACAATAATACAGTGCGTACTGAAACGCAGAATTTCCCTTCACTCAACCTTGGTGTGAATGGAATGGGGATGGGCGTCACTCCACAGATACCGACATCTTCAATTGTCAAGTGGAATATGGCATCATTCCTTGCACGTGCCGAATACAATTATAAGGAACGTTATCTGCTGACAGCCAGCTATCGTGCCGATGGTTCTTCACGTTTCGGTGCCGGTAATAAATGGGCGGGATTCCCGTCAGTTGGTCTGGCATGGCGTATCAACGAAGAGTCGTTTGTGAAAGACTTGGGAGTCTTCTATAACCTTAAGTTGCGTTTCGGTTATGGTCGCAGTGGTAACACAGCCATTCCTTCTTATCGCAGCCTTTCAACAATCGCTTCTTCATTCTATCCGATGTACGGTTCCGATCTTTCTTACGGCGCCAGCATTGACAGGCCGGCAAACGCGTCATTACGTTGGGAAACAACGGATATGGTCAATCTCGGACTGGATATGTCTTTCTTTAAAAACCGCCTGGCAATGACGGTGGATGTTTATCGCAAAAAGACCACCGACCTGCTGATTGAAAAGAATGCAGCATTGGCTACAGGATACGAAAAGGGATGGGCCAATATCGGAGCAGTCCGCAATCAGGGTATTGAGATTACCTTGGATGCTACCCCTATTCTGACTAAGAAATGGAACTGGACCTTGAATGCCAACATCGGCTTCAACCGTTCGAAAGTGCTTGATATCGGCCCTGGTGATGAAATGGGATTCGACCCGGGAGTTATTCCCGGTTCAGGAAACTTTGTCATGATCCGCAAGAACAAGAGCCTCGGACAGTGGTATGGTTATAAGATTGACGGTGTGTATGCTTCACAGCACGAAATCAATGAACAAGGGCTTACCGAAGTGCTCGGACAGAAGATTGCCAGCATACGTCCGGGAGATTATCGCTTCCGCGACCAGAACGGTGACGGTAAAATCACTTCTGCCGACCTCGTATTACTGGGAAGTGGCGAACCGGATTTCACAGGCGGTTTGACGAACACAGTTTCTTATAAGAACCTGTCATTGAGCGTAGCTATGCAGTTCAGTTACGGAGCAACTGTTTTCAACGCCAACCTTCATTCATTGACAAGTGGACGTGACGGTCATAATCAGATTGCTGAAATGAATACCAAGTCCTGGTCGCCGACACTTTATGATGCAGATGGTAACGTATTCTTTGCCGGTAACAACGAAGCCAAATATCGTATGCCGGGTGGGGTGGCACTCAACTACTGTACATCCAAGATGCTTGAAGACGGTTCGTTCCTCCGTATTGGAGACATCACGCTGGCCTACGCACTTGGAAAGAAAGTAGCCA